The window ACGTTTTCTTGATGTAGTGGAGACAAAGCCTGAAATAGTTGACAGAAAGGGTGCAAAGCCTTTAGTGAACCCACGTGGGGATATCAGCTACAATAACGTTTCCTTCAGATATGAGAAGGATTCAGAGGTACTGGATAATGTAAACATATCCATCGAGGCGGGAAAAACCGTAGCCTTTGTAGGGCCTTCCGGAGGAGGGAAAACTACTATATGTTCACTCCTTCCAAGATTTTATGATGTTACTCAGGGACAAATTACTATAGACGGAAAAGATATTCGGGATGTTACCCTCAAGTCCCTTAGGAATTGTATCGGGATTGTTCAGCAGGATGTATACTTATTTGCAGGAAGCATTCGTGAAAACATTGCATATGGAAAACCGGAGGCATCCTATGAAGAAATAGTTCAGGCTGCTCAGAATGCCAATATACATGAATTTGTCATGAGCCTTGAAGACGGTTATGACACCTATGTAGGTGAACGTGGTACACGACTTTCAGGTGGACAGAAGCAGAGAATAGCCATTGCCAGAGTATTTTTAAAGAATCCGCCCATACTTATTCTGGACGAAGCCACTTCTGCGCTGGATAACGAAAGTGAACGACATATACAGACTTCACTGGAACATCTGGCAAAGAACCGTACAACAATAGTAATAGCTCACAGACTCAGTACTATCCGGAATGCCGATGAAATAATAGTTATAGACCAAAACGGCATTCAGGAAAGAGGTTCCCATGATACCCTGCTATCTCAGGACGGCTTATATGCAAAATATTATAATATGCAATTCGAAGGCTTAGGCGATTAATACTACAAAAAGAGGTGTTAACCTGTACATAATTGTATCAATGATTGCTTCCAAGCTTCCATTGATACGAATTATACTCGCGTACATACCAAAAAGCTGAAAAATTAATTTTCAGCTTTTTATTATGTGGAGGATGCCAGTCTCTTCTCCCCGGTAATGTCCTGTATTGGTTTAATATCCTGTGTAACCTCAATAGTACCCAGATATTCACCTTTAGCATTTCTGACTGCAAAATACCTTATATACACAAACTTATCTCCCATCTTTATCCAGAAATCTTCGTTATCCTTTTTACCGGAGCTTAAATCCTCTACAATTTTCTCTACAATATGAACACTTGCAGGAGGATGACAGTTTTTCACTTCCCTGCCTATAATAGCCTTTGTTCTGGCAAATATTCTTTCCTTCCCCTGTGTAAAATATTTAACAATACCATCCTTGTCTACAAAAGTCATATCCAATGGAAGTGTATTCAGTATTGCATTAATTTCGTTTGGGGACATAATACCGGCATCAAACTTAATATAACCGTTATTTGAAGGCTCTTCGCCTGCACTTTCCACCTTTTTTTCCACGCTTATTTTAACGGGTTTCCATTTAACAGCATTCTCCAAAAGGCTGTACCCGATTTCACTGCTGCCCTCTTCAATAATAAACCATTCGTCTTCAGACAGGGTCTCCATAACCATAGGAAAAAGTATATTCTCTTCCTTGAAAATCATCTCTTTTACTCTTACTGCCGTCTCTTCTGCCTTGTCTGCCAGCTGTTCCTTGTTTACATTGCTGTAGTCCGATAAAATTGCCCTTACGACCTTTATCGCATCCCGTATTTCATCATCAACTCCCCACATTACCTTTGGAGGTGCTGTGATTTGGTACTTCTCCATAAAAGGGAACAAAAGATTCTCTTTTCTTAAATAGTGCTTATCAATTTCCCAAAGTTTTTCAAAGTCATTTCTGAGATTCTGTATATTCTCATGTGTATCCTGACTTCGGAATTTTTCAATATCTGCTCTGATTTTGTCAATCAGGCTTTCAATTTTCTTATTTTCCAGTTTAAAAGTGTGAACAGGGTGTCCCGGCACATCCTCCGGCTTTTGGGGTCTGTGAATTTCCTCGATTGAGTCCTTGAAAACTGCCGCATGGACATCGCAAAGTCTTTGCACCTCTTCCACAGGCATTCCGTCCATCATAAGGGAATGCTCCATTTCAGATATTTCAGTAGGAGATACTCCTTCTATGAGCTTTGCAAACCGCTCTTTGACTTCATCTACACTTTTACCACTATGCAATTCTGAAATAAGCTCTTTTAAAATTTTTTGCCTGTATTCTCTGTTATTGATTACTTCGCTCATAAATACCAACCTTTCATTCTTTAATGCTAAAGCCCTTTGCTGCAAGTATTTCTTTTAGTTTTTGCAGCTCTATACCCTTCATAGCAGCTCCTTTAGGTATTGTCATTATACGCCCTGCCGTATTCAGCATACCCGGCGCGGAAATATTCTCAAATCCCATTTCTTTCAGAATACCTATCATTTCAGGATATTCCTTGCAAATATCGTATACTGATTTTGATAAATCAATTGCCTTTGACATAATAAACACCTGCTTCCAGTCTTTAAAACCAATAATATTCATTTAGTATTTCCATATATATGCAAAATTATTAATGCTTAAAAAATAAAACAGCCGTTAAAAGCAACTCTCATATTGCTTTTAACGGCCTCTATCCCATAAGGATTAAAGACATACCTTTTGTTTTGTTTCACCTTCAATTTTACCGATACCGTAACCGTAACAAAAAGATTGATACATACTTGTTACTATCAGTGAATGTAAGCAATCTCTTTCTTCTTCATTAAGTCCCATGTCCATTGTCCGCATAAAATTTCTGGTTTTATCACGGGCAATGAGCTTTATAGCTTCTCTTGTACCTGCCAAATCTTTTTCAAGTTTTTCTTTTCCCTGATGCAGGTAGTCTTTTATGATGGTCTCAAATGTTTGTGATGGTTGCACCTTGTTAGTATCTGCCATTTCAGCCTCCATGTCTTTCATAATATTACTAAGTGTTTCCATGACATGGATTTCCTATACATTCCCTTCTTCCGATACCGGGGTTTTGATAATCTTCTTTACGCTTTTTTCAAATTTAGTTCTTGCAAGCATCACTTGGTGAGCACAGCCGACACATTTTATTCTGAAATCAGCCCCGGTACGAATTATCTCCCATTCCTTGCTGCCACAGGGATGCTGTTTTTTCATTTCAACTATATCACCAATTGAAAATTTATCAGGCATAATCCATTATTCCTTTCATTCCGGCCTTATGAGTCGTGTTCTGTCAAAAAACTCAAGCCCGTTTTTCTCAAACTCTTCCTTTATTTTAAGACGTATATGCCGTTCAATCTCCCACTGTTCATTTGGAAGTGTCCGTGCAGTAATCCTCAGATTCATACTTTGTTCACCAAGACTGGTTATCCCAAGTATTGACGGGTCTTCTGTAAACTTGTCAAATTTCTCTTTAACCTCATCACATACCTTTTTAGCAATCTCATTAACCTTTGCCATATTGCTCGAATAAGCTATTGGTATATCTACAATAACCAGTTTGTTATCTCTGGTATGGTTTATAACCTTTCTTATTTCGCCGTTAGGAATAATATACAAATCCCCTGTAAAATTTTTCAGTCTTGTAACTCTAAGCTCCATATGTTCAACGGTACCCGTAAGACCTTCAATAGTTACCATATCGCCCACTGCATATTGATCCTCAAGAAGTATAAAGAATCCTGAAATTGTATCCTTCACAAGACTCTGAGCCCCGAATCCCAAAGCAACACCTCCTACACCTGCCGCAGCAAGTATTGCCTTGAGGTCAAGTATCCCTGATAGTATTGTGAGCAACGCCCCTATATATACAGTGTATTTGAATATACTTATAGTCAGTGTTGATATAGTATCAATTCTTTTATCATCAATCTTAAACTTCAATTTCTTTTGTTTATCGAAAAGCTTCTTTATTACTGCCCTGCCTACTTTGACTAAGGCAAATGCAATGATAAGCACAACTACAGTTTTAATTAAAGTCATTGCAGGATTATAAAAATCTCCAAGGAGATCTTCAAGCTTAACTTTTATAGTCCCAAGCATCCTTTTCCTCCGCTTCCGTGTTTAAAAAATCTCCAAAGTGTTCTTCGGACTATTTTAACATACTGAAACAAGCCTTTCAAATAACTTTAAATGTGTTCTGTTCTTTTTCCACAAATTCTCCGGGTGCCACTGGACGCTTAAAACAAATTTCTTGTTTTCATTGCTTATGGCTTCAATAATACCATCCTGAGAACGGGCATTTACCGTAAATCCCGGAGCAATTTCACTCACAGCCTGATGATGAAAGGAATTAACCTTGAGGCTATCCTCTCCAAAAATATTGTATAGGCAGGATGGTTTACGGATACTGACCTCATGTATCTGAAACCACCTTGGAGCCTGCTGACTGTGTTTTAACAATGTGCCTCCATCGCTGCACTCAACGTATATGTCCTGATAAATACCTCCACCCGCTGCAATATTCATTATCTGACAGCCTCTGCAAATACCAAGAATAGGTTTATCCATAGCAAGGGCCTGTTGTGTGATAAAAATCTCCATGCTGTCTCGTATTGGAGAAATTTCGTTTGCGTATGGCATGTTTCCTTTACCAAAATATGCAGCATCTATATCCGGGCCTCCTGAGAGTATAAATCCGCTGCATATATCAAGATATTCAACCCACGCACTTTTTTCTTCAGTTACAGGGATTATAACGGGTAATCCGCCGCATTGAATAATTGCCTCATAATAGTCGTCCTTTAAAGTACTGATATTCTTGTCATAATCAAATGCAGCAGTGATTCCGATTATCGGCTTGCCCTTATACATTTTTCCATCCCCCATCTTGATATTTAAATTTTCTGTCAACGAATAAAAACGGCCTTCCTCTGACTATAGGGAAAACCGTTTCTCTTGTGCTTACGTTTTTTATTGTAAATATGCTTTATTGTTTTTCAAACATGTCCTTGCCTACTCCGCAAAGTGGACAAACCCACTCATCTGGTATATCTTCAAAAGCTGTTCCCGGTGCAATTCCGCTATCAGGGTCCCCTTCTTCAGGGTCATAAACATAACCGCATACTGTACAAACGTATTTATCCATAGTTACCCTCCTAATTTAATCCGAGCCTAAAAAGAAATTCCGGCTCATCGTATTGTAATTACTACAATATATATTCCCAAATTTTATCTCGCATAACACCTTTTTTTAAAATTTCTTTCAATTTTATGAGCTCTTTGGTGTTTAGTCGGTTTATACTTCTGGGTATCCACAAAATCCTTTGTTTGTGGAGCCTCCGTATTTTTGGAAATCAAATATTGTATCTCATTATACATATAGGATTTAAATTTTTCAAGCCTTACTTTGATATTATCACCGCTACTCATAAAAGCACACCTCTGTCCCCCTGCTCTTAATATTGCCAAGCAGTATTTATGTATTTAATTTTAAAAAGATTCTTAAGGGCAACTCCCAAGAATCTTCTTAATAACTAATACAGTATATGCATTTAATGAGCAAACGGCACTTAAATTCTTCGATTTCGGGTTACTATTAAAATACCGCCCACTATGAGTATAATCGGTACAAGATAGGTTCTGAGTACCCATGAACTTCCCAGAGAGAAGGTAAAGAAAATAAGTGACAGTCCTCCAAGAATAAATACAGGAATCAAAAGTCCTTTTTCTCTCGTACCAAAAAGGTAAAGTTCAAAGAGTCCTACTGCAACTGCAAGTATAAAACCCGGCCACATAAAAGACCACAAGTCAAAGAGCATTGAAATCTGGCAAGTAAGACCTGTTACAAGTAAGATTCCCCCCGGTACCAACAAGCCTGCATCCGGTGCCTTGGCTGTAAAGTACGCATAATGGAAAATCACTCCGGGAATTATAAGGAACATAGGCCAGAAATGTGCAAAAAGAAAACCTATATCAAAAATATCAAAATAAATCTCAAATAAACCAAAATTACTAAGTAGGAATAGTACACCTAATATTATCAGTACCACTCCTGCAATCATGGTACCTCTATGCCTGTTACTCATAAAAATCCTCCTTAAAAGTCCTTAAATAACATATATAAGAATGGTTATACAGCTGTCTTGTTCTTATATACTATTATAAGTATAAACTTTTAAAAAGTCTGAATCAGAAAAAAATAAATTATCTATGCCTCTTCTACTTTTACAGAGCCTTTTTCTGAAAGGGTATTTTCCCTAGAAACCTTCCACATAACGTATTTCAGCCCTGTTGCAACAATATCCGCTATTTTCATCACTGTACCAAGTCGGGTATTCTGCAGAATCATAAATTCCATAAATCCTCCGGCATTAACAATACCGGTAATATGCATGTGCCCCACAGGCTCCAAATCCTTGTTCAGTGCAGAACCGGGTCTTATAGAGCCCTTCCCTACGGAAATAAAACCAACATGCTCTGTCCTTCCCAGTGACGCATCAACAGCAATCAGAAAAGGTTTTTCATAGTTTTTATATATTTTTTCAATAGTTTCCTGAAGATTCTTTGCATGAACCGGACTTTCCAAGTCACCATAAACATATACATTATTATAGTTCATTCCTCTGAGCTTATATCCGATAATTGGCCCAAGACTGTCTCCCGTTGACCTGTCTGTCCCTATACATATAATAACAATCTCACGGTAGCCTTCTGTTTTACAGTTTGTCAATGTCTGGTACAGAGCATCTGAGAAAGATAAAATTGCAGTTGCATTATTAGAGTCAATATATTTTAAATTTTTAATCAGGCTGCCTAGATTCATACAGCTATCACCATCTAATCCCTTCTATTATGATTTATGTAAGTAGTATTGACAAGAATAAGATTAAATAGTACGTTCTTAATAAACTATGTTAAAATATATGTAAATATAAAAAAAGTATGTTTTCAGCGATATACGAAAGGTTGATACTTATTGTCAAATAAAATTGTTAAAGAATTTGCGTCTTCGGAAACTAATTTCATAGAAGATATAATAGACGGAATGCAGGATTGGGTCAGAGTCATCGGCAAAGACGGCAGAGTTTTATTTGTCAATAAGCCTATGCGTGATGGTCTGGGCTATGACGTTGTTGGCAGAAAATGCTTTGAGGTTCTTGGCCGTTCCTCCCCTTGTCCCAATTGTATATCAAGCCTTAGAGGTAAAAATCTTCCTAATTCAAAGGAAGAAACAATAAACGGGCGTGTTTTTTCGGTGACAAGCTCACCTTTAAAAAGTTTCCAATCAAACAACGTGGAAGCTATTATTGAGGTACTCCATGATATAACCGAACTCAAAGCTTTAAGTAAGGAGCTTGAAAAGCAAAACGAACAGCTTAAGGAGGATCTCTCCATGGCAAGAAAACTGCAATGCAGTCTTCTGCCCAAACAGCAGTCCGTTGGAGAAAATATAAGTTTCAGTTATATTTACAAACCCTGCGAAATGATTGGAGGGGATTTCCTTGACATATTTGAAATTGACGAGGAACACGTAGGTATTTATATAGCTGATGTATCCGGACACGGCGTTGCAGCATCCATGCTAACAATGTTTTTACGTGCTGCTATAGACAAATCCTCACTGTCACCGGCAAAGGTGCTTACCCAGCTCTATCAAGAGTTCAATAAGAATGGTTTTGATGATGAACTTTATATATCCGTATTTTATGGAATAGTAAATATTACGGATTATAGTTTCTCATACTCAAATGCAGGGCTAAACGTCTCACCTATTTTATTTTCGGGAGATGACTTCAAGCTGCTGAGAGCCAGAGGCATACCCATCAGTAACTGGGTGGATAAGCCCGAATATACTGAAGCAACACAAAAACTTAGTCCAAAGGACAGACTATTATTCTACACTGATGGAATAATTGAGATTAAAAACAGCTCCAATGAGCAGTTTGGTGAGGATAGAATCGTTGAGCATTTTTTAAGGAAAGGCTTAAACCCCTCAAGTATAATATCACAGCTCGTAGACAAGGCTTTGTCCTTTTCAAAAAGCAGTATACACGACATTATGGATGATATCACAATAGCTTTACTGG of the Ruminiclostridium papyrosolvens DSM 2782 genome contains:
- a CDS encoding DUF438 domain-containing protein; this translates as MSEVINNREYRQKILKELISELHSGKSVDEVKERFAKLIEGVSPTEISEMEHSLMMDGMPVEEVQRLCDVHAAVFKDSIEEIHRPQKPEDVPGHPVHTFKLENKKIESLIDKIRADIEKFRSQDTHENIQNLRNDFEKLWEIDKHYLRKENLLFPFMEKYQITAPPKVMWGVDDEIRDAIKVVRAILSDYSNVNKEQLADKAEETAVRVKEMIFKEENILFPMVMETLSEDEWFIIEEGSSEIGYSLLENAVKWKPVKISVEKKVESAGEEPSNNGYIKFDAGIMSPNEINAILNTLPLDMTFVDKDGIVKYFTQGKERIFARTKAIIGREVKNCHPPASVHIVEKIVEDLSSGKKDNEDFWIKMGDKFVYIRYFAVRNAKGEYLGTIEVTQDIKPIQDITGEKRLASST
- a CDS encoding DUF1858 domain-containing protein produces the protein MSKAIDLSKSVYDICKEYPEMIGILKEMGFENISAPGMLNTAGRIMTIPKGAAMKGIELQKLKEILAAKGFSIKE
- a CDS encoding DUF951 domain-containing protein, giving the protein MPDKFSIGDIVEMKKQHPCGSKEWEIIRTGADFRIKCVGCAHQVMLARTKFEKSVKKIIKTPVSEEGNV
- a CDS encoding mechanosensitive ion channel family protein codes for the protein MLGTIKVKLEDLLGDFYNPAMTLIKTVVVLIIAFALVKVGRAVIKKLFDKQKKLKFKIDDKRIDTISTLTISIFKYTVYIGALLTILSGILDLKAILAAAGVGGVALGFGAQSLVKDTISGFFILLEDQYAVGDMVTIEGLTGTVEHMELRVTRLKNFTGDLYIIPNGEIRKVINHTRDNKLVIVDIPIAYSSNMAKVNEIAKKVCDEVKEKFDKFTEDPSILGITSLGEQSMNLRITARTLPNEQWEIERHIRLKIKEEFEKNGLEFFDRTRLIRPE
- a CDS encoding gamma-glutamyl-gamma-aminobutyrate hydrolase family protein, yielding MYKGKPIIGITAAFDYDKNISTLKDDYYEAIIQCGGLPVIIPVTEEKSAWVEYLDICSGFILSGGPDIDAAYFGKGNMPYANEISPIRDSMEIFITQQALAMDKPILGICRGCQIMNIAAGGGIYQDIYVECSDGGTLLKHSQQAPRWFQIHEVSIRKPSCLYNIFGEDSLKVNSFHHQAVSEIAPGFTVNARSQDGIIEAISNENKKFVLSVQWHPENLWKKNRTHLKLFERLVSVC
- the rd gene encoding rubredoxin; the encoded protein is MDKYVCTVCGYVYDPEEGDPDSGIAPGTAFEDIPDEWVCPLCGVGKDMFEKQ
- a CDS encoding LiaF transmembrane domain-containing protein, with the protein product MSNRHRGTMIAGVVLIILGVLFLLSNFGLFEIYFDIFDIGFLFAHFWPMFLIIPGVIFHYAYFTAKAPDAGLLVPGGILLVTGLTCQISMLFDLWSFMWPGFILAVAVGLFELYLFGTREKGLLIPVFILGGLSLIFFTFSLGSSWVLRTYLVPIILIVGGILIVTRNRRI
- the yyaC gene encoding spore protease YyaC, with the protein product MNLGSLIKNLKYIDSNNATAILSFSDALYQTLTNCKTEGYREIVIICIGTDRSTGDSLGPIIGYKLRGMNYNNVYVYGDLESPVHAKNLQETIEKIYKNYEKPFLIAVDASLGRTEHVGFISVGKGSIRPGSALNKDLEPVGHMHITGIVNAGGFMEFMILQNTRLGTVMKIADIVATGLKYVMWKVSRENTLSEKGSVKVEEA
- a CDS encoding SpoIIE family protein phosphatase, with amino-acid sequence MSNKIVKEFASSETNFIEDIIDGMQDWVRVIGKDGRVLFVNKPMRDGLGYDVVGRKCFEVLGRSSPCPNCISSLRGKNLPNSKEETINGRVFSVTSSPLKSFQSNNVEAIIEVLHDITELKALSKELEKQNEQLKEDLSMARKLQCSLLPKQQSVGENISFSYIYKPCEMIGGDFLDIFEIDEEHVGIYIADVSGHGVAASMLTMFLRAAIDKSSLSPAKVLTQLYQEFNKNGFDDELYISVFYGIVNITDYSFSYSNAGLNVSPILFSGDDFKLLRARGIPISNWVDKPEYTEATQKLSPKDRLLFYTDGIIEIKNSSNEQFGEDRIVEHFLRKGLNPSSIISQLVDKALSFSKSSIHDIMDDITIALLEMK